The window GAAAAGCTTCGACCGTTGGTTGACCGGGCAACCGGGCGCCCGAACGGTGCGGAAAGACCGTTTTGGCCGGGTGATCGAAGACATTTCCTCGGTCGACAGCCAGGCCGCGCATAACCTGGTGCTGAGCGTCGATGAACGCCTGCAGGCGCTGGTGTACCGTGAATTGAATAACGCCGTGGCCTTCAACAAGGCCGAGTCCGGCACCGCGGTGTTGATCGACGTGAACACCGGCGAAGTGTTGGCGATGGCCAACAGCCCGTCTTACAACCCGAACAACATGGCCGGTACGCCGAAAGACACCATGCGTAACCGCGCTATCACCGATATTTTCGAGCCTGGTTCCACCGTGAAACCTATGGTGGTGATGACGGCGTTACAACACGGCGTGGTGAAAGAAAACAGCGTGCTGAACACCATTCCTTTCCGCATTCAGGGCCACGAAATTAAAGACGTGGCGCGCTACGCGGAGCTGTCGGTAACCGGGATCTTGCAGAAGTCGAGTAACGTCGGTGTTTCAAAGCTGGCGTTAGCGATGCCGTCCTCGGCGTTAGTAGATACTTACTCTCGTTTTGGACTGGGAAAGGCGACCAATTTGGGGCTGGTCGGAGAAAGCAGTGGCATATACCCAAAAAAACAACGGTGGTCTGACATAGAGAGGGCCACCTTCTCTTTCGGCTACGGGCTAATGGTAACTCCGTTACAGTTGGCGCGAGTCTACGCAACGATCGGCAGCCTGGGCGTGTATCGCCCATTGTCGATCACCAAGGTTGACCCTCCGGTCGCCGGCGAACGCGTTTTCCCTGAACCTCTGGTGCGCACCGTGGTGCACATGATGGAAAGCGTAGCCCTGCCGGGCGGCGGCGGCGTGAAAGCCGCCATCAAGGGATACCGTATCGCCATTAAAACCGGTACCGCCAAAAAGGTCGGTCCGGACGGCAAATACGTCAACCGCTATCTCGCTTATACCGCCGGCGTCGCGCCGGCCAGTAACCCCCGTTTTGCTCTGGTGGTGGTCATCAACGACCCGCAGGGCGGGAAGTACTATGGTGGCGCAATTTCCGCGCCGGTGTTTGGCGCCATCATGGGCGGCGTATTGCGCACCATGAACGTCGAACCGGATGCGTTGCCTACCGGTGATAAAAGCGAATTAGTGACTAACAAAAAAGAGGGTTCAGGTGGCAGATCGTAATTTGCGCGACTTACTCGCCCCGTGGGTGCCGACGGCGCCCGGGCGCGCGCTGCGGGAAATGACATTAGACAGCCGTATCGCGGCTGCCGGGGATCTGTTTGTCGCCGTTGCCGGCCACCAGACGGATGGACGCCGCTATATTCCGCAGGCCATCGCGCAGGGCGTCGCCGCCGTGATAGCCGAAGCTGACGGCCAGGCCGCAGACGGCGCCATCGTCGAAATGCACGGCGTGCCGGTTATCTACCTGAGCCAACTGAACCAGCGCCTTTCCGCGCTGGCCGGGCGTTTTTATCATCAGCCCGCCGAGCGTCTGCGCCTGGTCGGCGTGACCGGCACCAACGGCAAAACCACCACCACGCAGCTGCTGGCGCAGTGGAGCCAACTGCTGGGCGAAACCAGTGCGGTGATGGGCACCGTCGGCAACGGCCTGCTCGGGCAGGTGTGTCCGACAGAGAATACCACCGGTTCCGCAGTGGATGTTCAACATGTATTAAACGATCTGGCTGAGCAGGGCGCGACCTTCGCCGCCATGGAAGTGTCTTCCCACGGGCTGGTTCAGCACCGGGTAGCGGCCTTGCCGTTCGCCGCAGCGGTGTTCACCAACCTGAGCCGCGATCACCTGGATTACCACGGCGACATGGCTAATTACGAAGCGGCCAAATGGTCGCTATTCGCCGGCCACGAGGTGGGCCAGGCGATCATCAACGCCGATGACGAAGTGGGTCAACGCTGGCTGAGCAAGCTGCCGGATGCGGTGGCGGTCACCATGCAGGGCAACCTGCAGCCGGGTTGCCACGGCCGTTGGCTGAAAACCACGGCGGTTCGCTATCACGACAACGGCGCCACCATTCGCTTCAGCTCCAGCTGGGGCGACGGCGAGATTGAAAGCCGCCTGATGGGCGCCTTCAACGTCAGCAACCTGCTGTTGGCGCTGGCGACGCTGCTGGCGCTGGGCTATCCGCTGGAGCAGCTGGTGGAAACCGGCAGCCGCCTGCAGCCGGTCTGCGGCCGGATGGAAGTGTTTAACGCGCCAGGCAAACCGACGGTGGTGGTGGATTACGCCCACACCCCGGATGCGCTGGAAAAAGCGCTGGAAGCGGCGCGCCTGCACTGCCAGGGGCAGCTGTGGTGCGTGTTCGGCTGCGGCGGCGATCGCGACAAAGGCAAGCGCCCGCTGATGGGCGGCATCGCAGAACAGTTCGCCGATCGCGTGGTGATTACCGATGACAACCCGCGTACCGAAGAGCCTAAGGCCATCATTGCCGATATTCTCGCCGGGCTGCTGGATGCCGGGCAGGCGCTGGTGATCCACGGCCGCGCCGAGGCGGTGACCAGCGCCATCATGCAGGCGCAGGAGCAGGACGTGGTGCTGGTGGCGGGTAAAGGCCACGAGGATTACCAACTGGTGGGTAACCGCCGTCTGGATTACTCCGACCGCACCACGGTCGCCCGACTGCTGGGGGTGCTGGCATGATCCCTGTCTCTCTTCAGGCACTGGCTGAGGTATTGAGCGCTGAGCTTTACGGCGCCGATTGCCAAATTGTTGAGGTGACGACAGATACCCGCAAGGTGACCGAAGGTTGCCTGTTTGTGGCGCTGAAAGGCGAGCGTTTTGACGCTCACGATTTTGCTGCTGATGCCATAGCCGCAGGCGCCGGGGCGTTGCTGGTAAGTAAGCGCTTATTGGTGGACGTGCCGCAGCTGGTGGTGAAAGACACTCGTCTGGCGCTGGGGCAGCTTGGCGCCTGGGTGCGTCAGCAGGTGCCGGCGCGCGTTGTGGCGCTGACCGGCTCCTCGGGCAAGACATCGGTAAAAGAAATGACCGCCGCCATTCTGCGTGAATGCGGTGAAGTACTTTATACCGCCGGCAACTTCAACAACGATATCGGCGTGCCGCTGACGCTGCTGCGTCTGCAGCCGCAGCATGATTTTGCCGTGATTGAGCTGGGCGCTAACCATATTGGCGAGATTGCTTACACCACCGCATTGACGCGTCCGCAGACCGCTCTGGTGAATAACCTGGCGGCTGCTCACCTGGAGGGTTTCGGCTCATTGGCCGGGGTCGCCCAGGCGAAAGGTGAAATATTTACCGGCCTGCCGGCCGACGGCGTGGCGATCATCAACGCCGACAACAACGACTGGCCGCACTGGCAGAGCATGCTGGGCGGCAAAACCGTCTGGCGCTTCTCGCCGCAGGCGGCGGAAGGCGTGGACTTCTTTGCCGGCGACGTGCGGGTTAACGGCGCGGGCACGCAGTTTGTGTTGCACAGCCCGTTTGGCCACGCCGAGATAGCGCTGCCGCTGCCGGGCCGCCACAACGTAGCCAACGCCCTGGCGGCGGCCGCGCTGGCGATGTCGGTGGGCGCCACCCTCGAGGCGGTGCGCCAGGGGCTGAAACAGCTGGAAGCGGTGCCTGGGCGTTTGTTCCCGATCGCGCTGGCGGCAAACAAGCTGCTGTTGGACGACAGCTACAACGCCAACGTCGGGTCGATGACCGCGGCGGCGCAGGTGTTGGCGGAGATGCCGGGCTACCGCGTGATGGTGGTGGGCGATATGGCCGAGCTGGGCGCAGAAGCGGAAGAGTGTCATCGTCAGGTGGGCGAAGCCGCCCGTCTGGCCGGGGTAGACAAGGTGATCAGCGTCGGCGGTTTGAGCCAGGTGTTGAGCGCGGCGTCCGGCAACGGCGAACATTATCAGGACAAGGCAGCAGCGACCGCGCGCGTAGCGGAGCTCCTGTCGGAACATGCGGTAATTACCGTGTTAATCAAGGGTTCACGTAGTGCCGCAATGGAGCAGGTAGTACGCGCGTTACAGGAGAATGCACCATGTTAGTGTGGCTGGCCGAACATTTGGTCAAGTATTACTCAGGCTTCAACGTCTTTTCCTATCTGACGTTCAGGGCCATTGTCAGCCTGCTGACCGCGCTGTTCCTTTCCCTGTGGATGGGCCCGCGGGTGATCAAACGCCTGCAGGAGATGTCCTTCGGCCAGGTGGTGCGCAACGACGGCCCCGAGTCGCACTTCAGCAAGCGCGGCACGCCGACCATGGGCGGCATCATGATCCTGACCTCCATCACCATTTCGGTGCTGATGTGGGCTTATCCATCCAACCCATACGTCTGGTGCGTGCTGTTCGTGCTGGTGGGTTACGGCATCGTCGGCTTTGTCGATGACTACCGCAAGGTGGTGCGCAAAGACACCAAGGGGCTGATCGCCCGCTGGAAATACTTCTGGCAGTCGGTGATTGCGCTGATTGTCGCATTCGCCATGTACGCCGTAGGAAAAGACACGCCAGCCACCGAGCTGGTTGTGCCGTTCTTTAAGGACATCATGCCGCAGCTGGGGCTGCTGTATGTGCTGCTGGCTTATTTCGTGATTGTCGGCACCAGCAACGCGGTCAATCTGACCGACGGGCTGGACGGCCTGGCTATCATGCCGACGGTGTTCGTGGCCGCCGGTTTTGCGCTGGTGGCCTGGGCGACCGGTAACATGAACTTCGCCAACTACCTGCACATTCCGTATCTGCGTCATGCCGGTGAGCTGGTGATCGTGTGTACCGCCATCGTCGGCGCCGGTCTTGGCTTCCTGTGGTTCAACACCTACCCGGCGCAGGTGTTTATGGGCGACGTGGGTTCGCTGGCGCTGGGCGGCGCGCTGGGCACCATCGCAGTGCTGCTGCGCCAGGAGTTCCTGTTGCTGATTATGGGCGGCGTGTTCGTGGTTGAAACGCTGTCGGTCATTTTGCAGGTGGGATCGTTCAAGCTGCGCGGGCAACGTATTTTCCGCATGGCGCCGATCCACCACCACTATGAATTGAAAGGCTGGCCGGAACCGCGCGTGATCGTGCGCTTCTGGATCATTTCGCTGATGCTGGTGCTGATTGGCCTGGCGACGCTGAAGGTGCGGTAATCATGGCAGACTATCAGGGTAAAAAAGTGGTCATCATCGGGCTGGGCCTTACCGGCCTGTCCTGTGTTGATTTCTTTATGGCGCGTGGCGTAACGCCGCGCGTTATGGATACCCGCGTCTCGCCGCCAGGGCTGGACAAGCTGCCCGACAGCGTAGAGCGCCACCTGGGCGATTTGCATCAGGACTGGCTGCTGGCGGCGGATTTGATCGTCGCCAGCCCGGGCGTTGCGCTGGCCACTCCGGCGTTGAGCGCCGCAGCGCAAGCCGGGGTGGAAATCGTCGGCGACGTCGAGCTGTTCTGCCGCGAAGCCCAGGCGCCGATCGTGGCGATCACCGGTTCCAACGGCAAAAGCACCGTCACCACCCTGGTGGGCGAGATGGCGAAGGCGGCCGGCTGGGCGGTGGGCGTTGGCGGCAATATCGGCCTGCCGGCGTTGAGCCTGCTGCGCCAGGAATGCCGGCTGTACGTGCTGGAACTGTCGAGCTTCCAACTGGAAACCACCCATAGCCTGCGGGCGGCGGCGGCGACCATCCTGAACGTGACAGAAGATCATATGGATCGTTACCCGTTCGGCCTGCAGCAGTATCGCGGCGCCAAGCTGCGGGTGTACGAAAATGCCGAAGTGTGCGTGGTGAATGCGGATGACGCGCTGACCATGCCGGTGCGCGGTGCAGATGAACGCTGCGTCAGCTTCGGCGCAGACGTGGGCGATTATCACCTGAACCGTCAGCAGGGCGAAACCTGGCTGCGGGTGCGCGGTGAGAAAGTGCTGAATACCCGCGAGATGAAGCTAACCGGTCGGCATAACTACACCAACGCCCTGGCGGCGCTGGCGCTGGCCGACGCGGTGGATATCCCGCGCGCCTCCAGCCTGAAGGCGCTGACCACCTTTACCGGTCTGGCGCACCGCTTCCAGCTGGCGTGGGAGCACAACGGCGTGCGTTGGATCAACGACTCGAAAGCCACTAACGTCGGCAGCACCGAAGCGGCGCTGAACGGCCTGCAGGTGGACGGCACGCTGCATCTGCTGCTGGGCGGCGACGGCAAATCCGCCGATTTCTCGCCGCTGGCGCATTATCTGCAGGGCGACAGCGTGCGCCTGTACTGCTTCGGCCGTGACGGCGCCCAGCTGGCGCAGCTGCGGCCTGAAGCGGCGACCTTGACCGAGACCATGGAGCAGGCGATGCGCGTTATCGCCGGCCGGGTGCAGCCTGGCGATATGGTGCTGCTGTCGCCGGCGTGCGCCAGCCTCGATCAGTTCCGTAATTTTGAAGTGCGCGGCGACGAGTTCGCCCGCCTGGCACAGGAGCTTGGCGGATGAAACTACGCTTGCCGAATTTTGGGCTGACAGACCGGCTGAAAGACTGGGTGATGGGATCGCGCGACAACGATTCGGTCACCATGGTGCTGTACGATCGCACGCTGCTGTGGCTGACCTTTGGCCTGGCGATCGTCGGCTTCGTGATGGTGACCTCGGCCTCGATGCCGATCGGCCAGCGCCTGGCGGACGATCCTTTCCTGTTCGCCAAGCGTGACGCGCTGTATCTCGGGTTGGCCTTTGGCCTGTCGATGGTGACGCTGCGCATTCCGATGGAAGTCTGGCAGCGCTACAGCAACGTGATGCTGTTGATGTCGATCGTGATGCTGCTGATCGTGCTGGTCGTCGGCAGCTCGGTAAACGGCGCATCGCGCTGGATTGCGCTGGGGCCGTTGCGTATTCAGCCGGCGGAGCTGTCCAAGCTGTCGCTGTTCTGCTACCTGGCGAGCTATCTGGTGCGCAAGGTGGAAGAGGTGCGCAGCAATTTCTGGGGCTTCTGTAAGCCGATGGGCGTGATGGTGGTGCTGGCGGTGTTGCTGCTGGCCCAGCCGGACCTCGGCACCGTGGTGGTGCTGTTCATCACTACCCTGGCGATGCTGTTCCTGGCCGGCGCCAAAATGTGGCAGTTCCTGGCGATTATCGGCTCCGGCGCCTTTGCGGTAGTGCTGTTGATCATCGCGGAACCTTACCGTATGCGCCGCGTGACGTCGTTCTGGAACCCGTGGGCCGATCCGTTCGGCAGCGGCTACCAGCTGACCCAGTCGCTGATGGCGTTTGGCCGCGGCGAATTTTGGGGCCAGGGCCTCGGCAACTCGGTGCAGAAACTGGAGTATTTGCCGGAGGCGCACACCGACTTCATCTTCTCTATTTTGGGCGAAGAACTGGGCTATATCGGTGTGGTTTTAGCCTTGTTAATGGTATTCTTCGTCGCTTTTCGCGCGATGTCGATCGGCCGCCGCGCGCTGGAGATCGATCAGCGTTTTTCCGGCTTCCTGGCCTGCTCGATCGGCGTGTGGTTCAGCTTCCAGGCACTGGTTAACGTGGGGGCTGCCGCCGGCATGCTGCCGACCAAAGGTCTGACGCTGCCGCTGATCAGTTACGGCGGTTCGAGCCTGTTGATCATGTCGACGGCGATCGTGCTGTTGCTGCGTATTGATTATGAAACGCGTCTGGCCAAGGCCCAGGCGTTTGTGAAGAGGTAAGGGATGAGCGGGAAACCTAAGCGTTTAATGGTGATGGCAGGCGGTACCGGCGGGCATGTGTTCCCGGGGCTGGCGGTCGCGCATCATCTGATGGCGCAGGGCTGGCAGGTGCGCTGGCTTGGAACCGCAGACCGAATGGAAGCCGATCTGGTGCCGAAGCACGGGATCGAGATTGATTTTATCCGCATCTCCGGCCTGCGCGGCAAAGGGCTGAAGGCCCAGCTGAGCGCGCCGCTGCGCATTTGGAGCGCGGTGCGCCAGGCGAAGGCGATCATGCGCAATTTCCAGCCGGACGTGGTGCTGGGCATGGGCGGTTATGTTTCCGGCCCCGGCGGCCTGGCGGCCTGGCAGTGCGGTATCCCGGTGGTACTGCACGAGCAGAACGGCATCGCCGGCCTGACCAATCGCTGGCTGGCGCGCGTCGCCAAGACGGTATTGCAGGCCTTCCCCGGCGCGTTCCCGAACGCCGAGGTAGTGGGCAACCCGGTGCGCACCGACGTACTGGCCCTGCCGTTGCCGGCGGAGCGTCTGAACGGGCGTGAAGGCCCGATCCGCGTACTGGTCATTGGCGGAAGTCAGGGCGCGCGGGTGCTGAATCAGACAGTTCCTGAAGTCGCGGCGCGTTTGGGCGATAGAATTACGCTTTGGCATCAGGTAGGCAAGGGCGCACTGGATACGGTGCTGCGCGACTACGAGAGGGTAG is drawn from Serratia entomophila and contains these coding sequences:
- a CDS encoding peptidoglycan glycosyltransferase FtsI, whose translation is MKAARPGKLKRQEDQASFVSWRFALLCGCILLALVGLMLRVAYLQVINPDRLVKEGDLRSLRVQEVPTSRGMISDRAGRPLAVSVPVNAIWADPKELNERGGITLDSRWKALSDALNIPLDQLSNRVNANPKGRFVYLARQVNPAVGDYIRKLKLPGIHLRQESRRYYPAGQVTSHIIGVTNIDGQGIEGVEKSFDRWLTGQPGARTVRKDRFGRVIEDISSVDSQAAHNLVLSVDERLQALVYRELNNAVAFNKAESGTAVLIDVNTGEVLAMANSPSYNPNNMAGTPKDTMRNRAITDIFEPGSTVKPMVVMTALQHGVVKENSVLNTIPFRIQGHEIKDVARYAELSVTGILQKSSNVGVSKLALAMPSSALVDTYSRFGLGKATNLGLVGESSGIYPKKQRWSDIERATFSFGYGLMVTPLQLARVYATIGSLGVYRPLSITKVDPPVAGERVFPEPLVRTVVHMMESVALPGGGGVKAAIKGYRIAIKTGTAKKVGPDGKYVNRYLAYTAGVAPASNPRFALVVVINDPQGGKYYGGAISAPVFGAIMGGVLRTMNVEPDALPTGDKSELVTNKKEGSGGRS
- the murE gene encoding UDP-N-acetylmuramoyl-L-alanyl-D-glutamate--2,6-diaminopimelate ligase, with the protein product MADRNLRDLLAPWVPTAPGRALREMTLDSRIAAAGDLFVAVAGHQTDGRRYIPQAIAQGVAAVIAEADGQAADGAIVEMHGVPVIYLSQLNQRLSALAGRFYHQPAERLRLVGVTGTNGKTTTTQLLAQWSQLLGETSAVMGTVGNGLLGQVCPTENTTGSAVDVQHVLNDLAEQGATFAAMEVSSHGLVQHRVAALPFAAAVFTNLSRDHLDYHGDMANYEAAKWSLFAGHEVGQAIINADDEVGQRWLSKLPDAVAVTMQGNLQPGCHGRWLKTTAVRYHDNGATIRFSSSWGDGEIESRLMGAFNVSNLLLALATLLALGYPLEQLVETGSRLQPVCGRMEVFNAPGKPTVVVDYAHTPDALEKALEAARLHCQGQLWCVFGCGGDRDKGKRPLMGGIAEQFADRVVITDDNPRTEEPKAIIADILAGLLDAGQALVIHGRAEAVTSAIMQAQEQDVVLVAGKGHEDYQLVGNRRLDYSDRTTVARLLGVLA
- the murF gene encoding UDP-N-acetylmuramoyl-tripeptide--D-alanyl-D-alanine ligase, whose product is MIPVSLQALAEVLSAELYGADCQIVEVTTDTRKVTEGCLFVALKGERFDAHDFAADAIAAGAGALLVSKRLLVDVPQLVVKDTRLALGQLGAWVRQQVPARVVALTGSSGKTSVKEMTAAILRECGEVLYTAGNFNNDIGVPLTLLRLQPQHDFAVIELGANHIGEIAYTTALTRPQTALVNNLAAAHLEGFGSLAGVAQAKGEIFTGLPADGVAIINADNNDWPHWQSMLGGKTVWRFSPQAAEGVDFFAGDVRVNGAGTQFVLHSPFGHAEIALPLPGRHNVANALAAAALAMSVGATLEAVRQGLKQLEAVPGRLFPIALAANKLLLDDSYNANVGSMTAAAQVLAEMPGYRVMVVGDMAELGAEAEECHRQVGEAARLAGVDKVISVGGLSQVLSAASGNGEHYQDKAAATARVAELLSEHAVITVLIKGSRSAAMEQVVRALQENAPC
- the mraY gene encoding phospho-N-acetylmuramoyl-pentapeptide-transferase; amino-acid sequence: MLVWLAEHLVKYYSGFNVFSYLTFRAIVSLLTALFLSLWMGPRVIKRLQEMSFGQVVRNDGPESHFSKRGTPTMGGIMILTSITISVLMWAYPSNPYVWCVLFVLVGYGIVGFVDDYRKVVRKDTKGLIARWKYFWQSVIALIVAFAMYAVGKDTPATELVVPFFKDIMPQLGLLYVLLAYFVIVGTSNAVNLTDGLDGLAIMPTVFVAAGFALVAWATGNMNFANYLHIPYLRHAGELVIVCTAIVGAGLGFLWFNTYPAQVFMGDVGSLALGGALGTIAVLLRQEFLLLIMGGVFVVETLSVILQVGSFKLRGQRIFRMAPIHHHYELKGWPEPRVIVRFWIISLMLVLIGLATLKVR
- the murD gene encoding UDP-N-acetylmuramoyl-L-alanine--D-glutamate ligase, encoding MADYQGKKVVIIGLGLTGLSCVDFFMARGVTPRVMDTRVSPPGLDKLPDSVERHLGDLHQDWLLAADLIVASPGVALATPALSAAAQAGVEIVGDVELFCREAQAPIVAITGSNGKSTVTTLVGEMAKAAGWAVGVGGNIGLPALSLLRQECRLYVLELSSFQLETTHSLRAAAATILNVTEDHMDRYPFGLQQYRGAKLRVYENAEVCVVNADDALTMPVRGADERCVSFGADVGDYHLNRQQGETWLRVRGEKVLNTREMKLTGRHNYTNALAALALADAVDIPRASSLKALTTFTGLAHRFQLAWEHNGVRWINDSKATNVGSTEAALNGLQVDGTLHLLLGGDGKSADFSPLAHYLQGDSVRLYCFGRDGAQLAQLRPEAATLTETMEQAMRVIAGRVQPGDMVLLSPACASLDQFRNFEVRGDEFARLAQELGG
- the ftsW gene encoding cell division protein FtsW — its product is MKLRLPNFGLTDRLKDWVMGSRDNDSVTMVLYDRTLLWLTFGLAIVGFVMVTSASMPIGQRLADDPFLFAKRDALYLGLAFGLSMVTLRIPMEVWQRYSNVMLLMSIVMLLIVLVVGSSVNGASRWIALGPLRIQPAELSKLSLFCYLASYLVRKVEEVRSNFWGFCKPMGVMVVLAVLLLAQPDLGTVVVLFITTLAMLFLAGAKMWQFLAIIGSGAFAVVLLIIAEPYRMRRVTSFWNPWADPFGSGYQLTQSLMAFGRGEFWGQGLGNSVQKLEYLPEAHTDFIFSILGEELGYIGVVLALLMVFFVAFRAMSIGRRALEIDQRFSGFLACSIGVWFSFQALVNVGAAAGMLPTKGLTLPLISYGGSSLLIMSTAIVLLLRIDYETRLAKAQAFVKR
- the murG gene encoding undecaprenyldiphospho-muramoylpentapeptide beta-N-acetylglucosaminyltransferase, which encodes MSGKPKRLMVMAGGTGGHVFPGLAVAHHLMAQGWQVRWLGTADRMEADLVPKHGIEIDFIRISGLRGKGLKAQLSAPLRIWSAVRQAKAIMRNFQPDVVLGMGGYVSGPGGLAAWQCGIPVVLHEQNGIAGLTNRWLARVAKTVLQAFPGAFPNAEVVGNPVRTDVLALPLPAERLNGREGPIRVLVIGGSQGARVLNQTVPEVAARLGDRITLWHQVGKGALDTVLRDYERVGQTQHKVTEFIDDMAAAYAWADVVVCRSGALTVSEIAAAGLPAIFVPFQHKDRQQYWNARPLEEAGAAKIIEQPQFNADAVAELLASWDRPALLAMAEKARAVAIPDATERVAAELVRVAK